The Deltaproteobacteria bacterium genome window below encodes:
- a CDS encoding MoxR family ATPase gives MSTAITTAETHQELQAMHTDLAELAAQVQRVIVGQDRVIRSVVTCLLAGGHGLLEGVPGLGKTLLIRTLAQALHLDFARIQFTPDLMPADIVGTSVLLQAEGDQSGRAALQYQPGPIFSNIVLADEINRATPKTQSALLEAMAEGTVTAGGETRRLPDPFLVLATQNPLEMEGTYPLPEAQLDRFLFKVHVEFPGEDELIAILDRTTGQGSATVKPVLDARRIGEMRQLVRAIPVTDSVTRYVVRVLRATHPDDPRAPELVKRYVRFGGSPRGAQAMLLAARIRCTFDGRMTPSIDDVRAVAPEALRHRVILNFEGEAEGIAIDDCIAKALAAVPADK, from the coding sequence ATGTCGACTGCGATCACGACCGCCGAGACCCATCAGGAACTGCAGGCGATGCACACCGACCTCGCCGAACTCGCGGCGCAGGTGCAACGCGTCATCGTCGGGCAGGACCGGGTGATCCGCTCGGTCGTCACGTGCCTGCTCGCCGGCGGCCACGGCCTGCTCGAGGGCGTGCCTGGCCTCGGCAAGACCCTGCTCATCCGCACGCTCGCGCAGGCGCTGCACCTCGACTTCGCGCGCATCCAGTTCACGCCCGACCTCATGCCCGCCGACATCGTCGGCACCTCGGTGCTGTTGCAGGCCGAGGGTGATCAGAGCGGTCGCGCGGCGCTGCAGTACCAGCCCGGTCCGATCTTCTCGAACATCGTGCTCGCCGACGAGATCAACCGCGCCACCCCCAAGACCCAGTCGGCGCTGCTCGAAGCGATGGCGGAGGGCACCGTGACGGCCGGTGGCGAGACCCGCAGGCTGCCCGACCCGTTCCTGGTGCTCGCGACCCAGAACCCGCTCGAGATGGAGGGCACCTATCCCCTGCCCGAGGCCCAGCTCGATCGCTTTCTCTTCAAGGTCCACGTCGAGTTCCCCGGCGAGGACGAGCTCATCGCGATCCTCGATCGCACCACCGGCCAGGGCAGCGCCACGGTGAAGCCCGTGCTCGATGCGCGGCGCATCGGTGAGATGCGACAGCTGGTGCGCGCGATCCCGGTGACCGACAGCGTCACCCGCTACGTCGTGCGGGTGCTGCGGGCCACCCACCCCGACGATCCGCGCGCGCCCGAGCTGGTCAAGCGCTACGTCCGCTTCGGTGGCAGCCCCCGCGGCGCCCAGGCGATGCTGCTGGCGGCGCGCATCCGCTGCACCTTCGACGGCCGCATGACGCCGTCGATCGACGACGTCCGTGCGGTCGCCCCCGAGGCGCTGCGTCACCGCGTGATCCTCAACTTCGAGGGCGAGGCCGAGGGCATCGCGATCGACGACTGCATCGCGAAGGCGCTGGCGGCGGTGCCGGCGGACAAGTGA
- a CDS encoding DUF58 domain-containing protein, with protein MAKLELLQVIARRLFRGRQRAERKTRKLGQGLEFADHREYSPGDDIRYLDWTAWIRLRHRLIRLFEEDEDLPVRIIVDASASMATRGGGKLRYAQRVAAALAYVGLANLDRVGLSCIRGSTIETLPAVRGKGRIFNVFEFLKGMRPEGVTDLRAGLSRFAAQSSQPGLSIVISDFYDMHAFEGLNLLRFRKHDPVAIQVLDPIEADPRGTGLRGDLSVLDCERNERRDVTVSARTLEAFAQAHERFCQALASNCRSRGVHYVRANIDVAFDDLVLRMFREGGVLL; from the coding sequence ATGGCCAAGCTCGAGCTGCTGCAGGTGATCGCGCGCCGGCTGTTCCGCGGGCGTCAGCGGGCCGAACGCAAGACCCGCAAGCTCGGGCAGGGGCTGGAGTTCGCCGATCACCGCGAGTACTCGCCGGGTGACGACATCCGCTACCTCGACTGGACCGCATGGATCCGACTGCGTCACCGGCTCATCCGCCTGTTCGAGGAGGACGAGGACCTGCCGGTGCGGATCATCGTCGACGCCAGCGCATCGATGGCCACCCGCGGCGGTGGCAAGCTCCGCTACGCGCAGCGCGTGGCGGCGGCGTTGGCCTACGTCGGGCTGGCCAACCTCGACCGTGTGGGCCTGTCGTGCATTCGCGGCAGCACCATCGAGACCCTGCCGGCGGTGCGGGGCAAGGGCCGCATCTTCAACGTCTTCGAGTTCCTCAAGGGGATGCGGCCCGAGGGCGTGACCGACCTCCGCGCGGGCCTGTCGCGTTTCGCGGCGCAGAGCAGCCAGCCGGGCCTGTCGATCGTGATCAGCGACTTCTACGACATGCACGCGTTCGAAGGCCTGAACCTGCTGCGCTTCCGCAAGCACGACCCGGTCGCGATCCAGGTGCTCGATCCGATCGAGGCCGATCCCCGCGGCACCGGCCTGCGTGGCGATCTCAGCGTGCTCGACTGCGAACGCAACGAGCGTCGCGACGTGACGGTCTCGGCACGCACCCTCGAGGCCTTCGCCCAGGCCCACGAGCGCTTCTGTCAGGCGCTCGCGAGCAACTGTCGCTCCCGCGGCGTGCACTACGTGCGCGCCAACATCGACGTCGCCTTCGATGACCTCGTGCTGCGGATGTTCCGCGAGGGGGGCGTGCTGCTGTGA
- a CDS encoding VWA domain-containing protein produces the protein MTFAGLTIAQLWPLAAAGAAAITGLYLLRMRRRQIVVPFAALWEQVTRESESRKLWRRLRRLLSWLLQLGVLLLVLAALGDPRPDTWLRDPATVAIVIDRSASMSGPARADDEDDDGDADTTRLDLAKLRAQQEVAALGPADRAVIIAAGEDVTVLAPLSDDPAPASAAIATVEPDFGEADLPRALALAEHAVAHGSSPRILVLTDGALDEAADSALRRCTAGTAIPCTVVAPAGDHDNLAITAFAARRYPNARDKVEVLAEVRNLGDRPAIVELEVSADGVSLGRRTIELLPGQAKRESLADVEAARARFVATLHAARSPPAGLTSALGPSFDDVAYAVVPPLSPLAVAVVTDGTDLFLEAALLTQAEHIELIGVSPEQAVAGSNELREADVVVFDVATGALPTELPDAHVLVFDPWRNAGGAFPIAKKADLARPFLTEQLRQHPILANIVLKDVNITRGTTFALEPGDQALVRTLGEPIVVLRERGDHGLVAIGFDPRQSDLPLREAFPLLIDNVLRYFEQREPGFVAQVALGGTRELSLADLGLPTEGVTRVSLEDPSGAQTEQPVERGRIRLRARTPGFYRVRALDGDAADLVAELAVNQTGTAASDLHAALDDLPAEAFAGEPPTPAPVSQGPLWTAILLLAAAIVVVEWATYHRRITV, from the coding sequence GTGACGTTCGCCGGCCTGACGATCGCGCAGCTGTGGCCGCTCGCGGCCGCCGGCGCCGCGGCCATCACGGGCCTGTACCTGCTGCGGATGCGGCGGCGGCAGATCGTGGTGCCGTTTGCTGCGCTGTGGGAGCAGGTCACGCGCGAGTCGGAGAGTCGCAAGCTGTGGCGACGGCTGCGGCGACTGCTGTCGTGGCTGCTGCAGCTGGGCGTGCTGCTGTTGGTGCTGGCGGCGCTGGGCGATCCGCGGCCCGACACCTGGCTGCGGGATCCCGCGACCGTCGCGATCGTGATCGACCGCTCTGCCAGCATGTCGGGTCCGGCGCGCGCCGACGACGAGGACGACGACGGTGACGCGGACACCACCCGACTCGACCTGGCCAAGCTGCGCGCCCAGCAAGAGGTCGCCGCGCTGGGCCCCGCCGACCGGGCGGTGATCATCGCCGCGGGCGAGGACGTCACCGTGCTCGCGCCGCTGTCCGACGACCCTGCGCCGGCATCGGCCGCGATCGCCACCGTCGAGCCCGATTTCGGCGAGGCCGACCTGCCGCGCGCGCTGGCGTTGGCGGAGCACGCGGTGGCGCACGGCAGCTCGCCGCGCATCCTCGTGCTCACCGACGGCGCGCTCGACGAGGCTGCCGACTCGGCGCTGCGCCGCTGCACCGCCGGCACCGCGATCCCCTGCACCGTGGTGGCGCCCGCCGGCGACCACGACAACCTCGCGATCACGGCCTTCGCCGCACGGCGCTACCCCAACGCCCGCGACAAGGTCGAGGTGCTCGCCGAGGTGCGCAACCTCGGCGACCGGCCGGCGATCGTCGAGCTCGAGGTGAGCGCCGACGGCGTGTCGCTCGGCCGCCGCACCATCGAGCTGCTGCCGGGCCAGGCCAAGCGCGAGTCGCTGGCCGACGTCGAGGCCGCCCGCGCGCGCTTCGTCGCGACGCTGCACGCGGCCCGGTCGCCGCCCGCCGGCCTGACGAGCGCACTCGGGCCGTCGTTCGACGACGTCGCCTACGCCGTCGTGCCGCCGCTGTCGCCGCTCGCGGTCGCGGTCGTCACCGACGGCACCGACCTCTTCCTCGAGGCTGCGCTGCTCACCCAGGCCGAGCACATCGAGCTGATCGGTGTGTCGCCCGAGCAGGCCGTCGCGGGCAGCAACGAGCTGCGCGAGGCCGACGTCGTGGTCTTCGACGTCGCCACCGGCGCGCTGCCGACCGAGCTACCCGACGCCCACGTGCTGGTCTTCGATCCGTGGCGCAACGCCGGTGGTGCGTTCCCCATCGCCAAGAAGGCCGACCTCGCGCGACCGTTCCTCACCGAGCAGCTGCGCCAGCACCCGATCCTGGCCAACATCGTGCTCAAGGACGTCAACATCACCCGCGGCACGACCTTCGCGCTCGAGCCGGGCGATCAGGCGTTGGTGCGCACGTTGGGGGAGCCCATCGTGGTCCTGCGCGAGCGCGGCGACCATGGTCTGGTCGCGATCGGCTTCGACCCGCGGCAGAGCGACTTGCCGCTGCGCGAGGCGTTCCCCCTGCTCATCGACAACGTGCTGCGCTACTTCGAGCAGCGCGAGCCGGGCTTCGTGGCCCAGGTCGCGCTGGGCGGCACGCGCGAGCTCTCGCTGGCGGATCTCGGGCTCCCGACCGAGGGCGTCACGCGGGTCTCGCTGGAGGATCCGAGCGGCGCGCAGACCGAGCAGCCGGTCGAGCGCGGGCGCATCCGCCTGCGTGCGCGCACGCCCGGCTTCTACCGCGTCCGCGCACTCGATGGCGACGCCGCCGACCTCGTCGCGGAGCTCGCGGTCAACCAGACCGGCACCGCTGCCAGCGACCTGCACGCCGCGCTCGACGACCTGCCGGCCGAGGCATTTGCCGGCGAGCCACCGACGCCCGCACCGGTGTCCCAGGGGCCGCTGTGGACGGCGATCCTCCTGCTCGCCGCGGCGATCGTGGTCGTCGAGTGGGCGACCTACCACCGCCGCATCACGGTGTAG
- a CDS encoding penicillin-insensitive murein endopeptidase, with the protein MLRLRITDTHGRAWTRPLGSGALSIGRGDHNDVVLPHDAVSHEHCRIEGDDGRFIVKDRGSVNGTFLDNQRLDEPAELREGNRLYVGPFLLELVSVAATVQRRMRAPLRGGPVLRTTTPAELRARELSRLARWSLEWDHAGRAPRLLLRGAARRRAEELLRAGSTDATPLLLTFVAASRRRVWRTRWRLLLLPMLSLAAAGMIAWRLWPQPPPAAPVEEVESEVAVAAAAVPVAVASAPAPAAVFIEHRVIPAETLAEIAARYDVAVESLARWNQLNPDAPPPAAGTVLRVEARRTPLPQQQISYELERDYDWRGLSERFGVSVPKLRAYNPTLGLELRAGTLIDVWIDPKPYERRRTTLQIPRFEVRPDAHSVGRPNDGRLAQGIQMPESPLYVRRAPNLMWGSSATVQALLNAVAKFRQDVEFDGELVLADISKRGGGKLPPHKSHQAGRDIDIWMPTLRGVYKKSYLGRERRPLPSEIDWFATWGLIRALVEGGNVAHIFLEYDLQEKVYRAAQLMGATEEELAAAIQWPRGRFASGVVAHSDGHIGHIHVRFRCGPHDTDCVEGIRREDADEHGD; encoded by the coding sequence ATGCTGCGCCTGCGTATCACCGACACCCACGGGCGCGCGTGGACGCGGCCGCTGGGCAGCGGCGCGCTGTCGATCGGTCGCGGCGATCACAACGACGTGGTGCTGCCCCATGACGCGGTCTCGCACGAGCACTGTCGGATCGAGGGCGACGACGGCCGCTTCATCGTGAAGGACCGCGGCTCCGTCAACGGCACGTTCCTCGACAACCAGCGCCTCGACGAGCCCGCCGAGCTGCGCGAGGGGAATCGGCTGTACGTGGGCCCGTTCCTGCTCGAGCTGGTCAGCGTGGCGGCGACCGTGCAGCGGCGGATGCGGGCGCCGCTGCGGGGAGGGCCGGTGCTGCGCACGACCACGCCGGCCGAGCTGCGCGCGCGCGAGCTCTCGCGTCTGGCGCGGTGGAGCCTCGAGTGGGACCACGCCGGCCGTGCGCCCCGGCTGCTGCTGCGGGGCGCCGCGCGCCGTCGCGCCGAAGAACTCCTGCGCGCCGGCAGCACCGACGCGACGCCGCTGCTGCTCACCTTCGTCGCGGCGAGCCGACGCCGCGTGTGGCGGACGCGATGGCGGCTGCTGCTGCTGCCGATGCTGTCGCTCGCGGCCGCGGGGATGATCGCGTGGCGGCTGTGGCCGCAGCCCCCGCCCGCAGCGCCGGTCGAGGAGGTCGAGTCCGAGGTCGCGGTCGCAGCGGCCGCGGTGCCGGTGGCCGTCGCGAGCGCGCCAGCACCAGCCGCGGTCTTCATCGAGCACCGCGTGATTCCGGCCGAGACCCTCGCGGAGATCGCCGCGCGCTACGACGTCGCGGTCGAGAGCCTGGCGCGCTGGAATCAGCTCAACCCCGACGCGCCACCGCCGGCGGCCGGCACCGTGCTGCGGGTCGAGGCCCGACGCACGCCGCTGCCGCAGCAGCAGATCAGCTACGAGCTCGAGCGCGACTACGACTGGCGCGGCCTCTCGGAGCGCTTCGGCGTGTCGGTACCCAAGCTCCGCGCGTACAATCCCACGCTCGGCCTCGAGCTGCGCGCGGGCACGTTGATCGACGTGTGGATCGATCCCAAGCCCTACGAGAGACGGCGTACCACGCTGCAGATCCCTCGCTTCGAGGTCCGCCCCGACGCGCACTCGGTGGGGCGCCCGAACGACGGACGGCTCGCGCAGGGCATCCAGATGCCGGAGTCGCCGCTCTACGTGCGGCGCGCGCCCAACCTCATGTGGGGCTCGAGCGCGACCGTGCAGGCGCTGCTCAACGCCGTCGCGAAGTTCCGCCAGGACGTCGAGTTCGACGGCGAGCTGGTGCTGGCCGACATCAGCAAGCGCGGCGGCGGCAAGCTGCCGCCGCACAAGTCACACCAGGCCGGCCGGGACATCGACATCTGGATGCCGACCCTGCGCGGGGTCTACAAGAAGAGCTATCTCGGCCGCGAGCGGCGGCCGCTGCCCAGCGAGATCGACTGGTTCGCCACCTGGGGCCTCATCCGCGCGCTGGTGGAGGGCGGCAACGTCGCCCACATCTTCCTCGAGTACGATCTGCAGGAGAAGGTGTACCGTGCAGCCCAGCTCATGGGTGCCACCGAGGAAGAACTGGCGGCCGCGATCCAGTGGCCCCGCGGTCGCTTTGCGAGCGGCGTGGTCGCGCACTCGGACGGCCACATCGGTCACATCCACGTCCGCTTCCGCTGCGGCCCCCACGACACCGACTGCGTCGAGGGCATTCGGCGCGAGGACGCCGACGAGCATGGCGACTGA
- a CDS encoding serine/threonine protein kinase yields MGASDADLIGTVLSDRYRIAGIIGDGGMGRVFAADHVTLLRKLAIKVLRPELARHEANVERFLQEARAASMIAHPNVVDILDFGRIHDGPVYFVMEYLEGEDLSVLLRRLVRLPWPRVQHILLQVVRGLAAAHKCGIVHRDMKPANIFLVQRPDAMDQVKLLDFGIAKVVHRDRPGNLTGEGSVFGTARYMSPEQAAGLPVDGRSDVYAVGVLAYEMLSGRVPFDSDNFLRVATQHANDPIPPLRQVAPDVAPIVEALVMRALAKRPDERYPSMAEFEAAILGASFESTVAMANPLGPDAVDRTTIYDQRRASRPPPVVAAEAVDAVDATVVRPHTRRHAVVPARRATAAAPSFSPRAEPVRSVRVSGQAAVGSSPILAVPPMAAPPLVGERDRHDVDDEPAHGHPPSTGEFLAPLLPTGMSAPTSTAVEHHTLPPVNWHGGNPSTFEHARGDGAETHEFALHVPVREVSRNWLVITISVIALLLVWGGGAVWFLFLRDDSDATPELHPTVAADEPRPSTTPAAPPKPAPEPAPIAATPATPPEPPVARPPAEDPPAPIREATRPPTPRGGNDVERGYAKVKGALVACGRTHGAVSGTTVTLRFEVEDGRATAVEVSRPWNVTPLGRCVADAMRSRGKFPGVRGHVAVTERTIRF; encoded by the coding sequence ATGGGTGCAAGCGATGCAGATCTGATCGGCACCGTGCTGTCCGATCGCTACCGCATCGCCGGGATCATCGGCGACGGCGGCATGGGGCGGGTGTTCGCCGCCGACCACGTCACGCTGCTGCGCAAGCTCGCGATCAAGGTGCTGAGGCCCGAGCTCGCGCGCCACGAGGCCAACGTCGAGCGCTTCCTGCAGGAGGCCCGCGCGGCCTCGATGATCGCCCACCCGAACGTCGTCGACATCCTCGACTTCGGTCGCATCCACGACGGGCCGGTCTACTTCGTGATGGAGTACCTCGAGGGCGAGGACCTCTCGGTGTTGCTGCGGCGCCTGGTCCGGCTGCCGTGGCCGCGGGTGCAGCACATCCTGCTGCAGGTCGTGCGGGGCCTCGCGGCCGCGCACAAGTGCGGCATCGTGCACCGCGACATGAAGCCGGCGAACATCTTCCTGGTCCAGCGCCCCGACGCGATGGATCAGGTCAAGCTGCTCGACTTCGGCATCGCGAAGGTCGTGCACCGCGATCGCCCCGGCAACCTCACCGGCGAGGGCTCGGTGTTCGGCACGGCCCGCTACATGTCCCCCGAGCAGGCCGCGGGCCTGCCGGTCGACGGCCGCTCCGACGTCTACGCGGTCGGCGTGCTGGCCTACGAGATGCTGAGCGGTCGGGTGCCGTTCGACAGCGACAACTTCCTGCGCGTCGCGACCCAGCACGCCAACGATCCGATCCCGCCGCTGCGGCAGGTCGCGCCCGACGTCGCGCCGATCGTGGAGGCGTTGGTGATGCGCGCGCTGGCCAAGCGGCCCGACGAGCGCTACCCGAGCATGGCCGAGTTCGAGGCCGCGATCCTCGGTGCGTCGTTCGAGTCGACGGTGGCGATGGCCAATCCCCTGGGGCCCGACGCGGTCGACCGCACGACGATCTACGATCAACGTCGCGCCTCGCGGCCACCGCCGGTGGTCGCGGCCGAGGCCGTCGACGCGGTCGACGCGACGGTGGTGCGGCCCCATACGCGGCGCCACGCGGTCGTGCCCGCGCGCCGTGCGACCGCCGCTGCGCCGTCGTTCTCGCCGCGGGCCGAGCCCGTGCGATCGGTGCGCGTGTCGGGCCAGGCGGCGGTCGGGTCGTCACCGATCCTCGCGGTGCCACCGATGGCCGCGCCGCCGCTGGTCGGGGAGCGTGATCGCCACGACGTCGATGACGAGCCCGCCCACGGCCACCCCCCGTCGACCGGCGAGTTCCTCGCGCCGTTGCTGCCGACCGGCATGTCCGCGCCGACCAGCACCGCGGTCGAGCATCACACGTTGCCGCCGGTGAACTGGCATGGCGGCAACCCGTCGACCTTCGAGCATGCCCGTGGCGACGGCGCCGAGACCCACGAGTTCGCGCTGCACGTGCCGGTGCGCGAGGTCTCGCGCAACTGGCTCGTCATCACCATCAGCGTGATCGCGCTGCTGTTGGTGTGGGGTGGCGGCGCGGTGTGGTTCCTGTTCCTGCGCGACGACAGCGACGCGACCCCCGAGCTGCATCCGACGGTCGCGGCCGACGAGCCCCGTCCGAGCACGACTCCGGCGGCGCCACCCAAGCCCGCGCCCGAGCCGGCACCGATCGCTGCGACGCCCGCGACCCCGCCCGAGCCCCCGGTCGCGCGGCCGCCGGCCGAAGACCCGCCGGCGCCGATCCGCGAGGCCACGCGACCACCGACGCCGCGCGGTGGCAACGACGTCGAGCGCGGCTACGCCAAGGTGAAGGGCGCGCTCGTGGCCTGCGGACGCACCCACGGGGCCGTGAGCGGCACGACCGTCACGCTACGCTTCGAGGTCGAGGACGGTCGCGCGACTGCGGTCGAGGTCAGCCGTCCGTGGAACGTCACACCGCTCGGCCGCTGCGTCGCCGATGCGATGCGCAGTCGCGGCAAGTTCCCCGGCGTGCGCGGACACGTCGCGGTCACCGAACGCACGATCCGTTTCTAA
- a CDS encoding RHS repeat protein — protein sequence MSPSSGTPSTPPPKVATQGGMVAGLAETDPPTAFVAELGDPARAAASSVTDPLMMAAGRAQPTPPRVRIGGTELATRSTPATALGSVPAQAQTIGGSSVMRIAGDAVACEGDAAALGGARMVLGAGPQQSLRLGGGSGAIEPPTAPTAAPGADSLAALRKQIPVRTQWGEPPPQLQMLSRCSPARRRDLVPSQLAVLVGDPVDVATGAVVSEAVELHTVSPPLRLSRRYASNHSDRLGALGWGWSHGFEAALWLEPGRVVLREADGRELEFDTMTLPGQVARAGDVLHDSTGRLRLRALGRLHWELTSHDDDGPLVRHFRPETGESAAERDRGMSRLARVVRPRAVVIECVYDDRARLHELRIDTRRVLAFEYDDAGRLESLWTPQEGRLQRHARFEYGADGDLVAAFDEHGLARRYEYVGHLLVAETDRDGARFFYGYDGHGARARCIRSWGGGGELDRCLAYDRGRTEVTDSLGNVSTYGVDACGAVAEIIDPHGDAIRYRHDAQLRLVEVAFADGNRIVDAYDDAGRLVKRRLQDGASWRMAYDEAGRLVQGWDPTGARWSFGYDAVDALVSVEDPLGHRVRLEYDAGRLARIVDPLGQCTEVVVDALGNVVELVPPAGTGPGGLRFEYDACGRLAAMRSAGDVRVACISDAHGRVISQDTAVGPVRLARSAEGELVGIDAPTGRWGIARDALGNVRAVHGPDLAVAYDHDSEGRLVAVRREGLPALSLLRDARGLVTAFTRDADAPTLIQHGANGRRIERIVGPDHAPLQLSWDPVGRLLEVERSGAGETTRARFDHRADGLLVAATNHHARLVIERDARGAVLRQRLTTATGEAVVESAALDFRGRRQGLDVDPLRVSYLRSAEGEVERIAIVHDRVWDIAVTRSEDRRTEWLRAEFGVLELAFDDFGALRAVVRIGADGRIRSWQPGQGPTRRDGASPHDALGRALGDGAETSAVFDEDRCVRQGPTWWLHHPDRGLPIAAIIRGRMEFVLPGDLDADGGAIRDGAAARHAACFPLLGLPALQPSLTAPAQWLARWFRHRTWAPTSAPGGDPHWCPDDWTAEPTDARAADGRVDAPRLRAILAVAFPTTCLRPISFDQESRP from the coding sequence ATGTCACCGTCGTCGGGCACACCATCGACTCCGCCGCCCAAGGTCGCGACCCAGGGCGGCATGGTCGCGGGGTTGGCCGAGACCGATCCGCCGACCGCATTCGTCGCAGAGCTCGGCGATCCCGCGCGGGCAGCCGCGAGCTCGGTGACCGACCCGCTGATGATGGCGGCGGGGCGGGCCCAGCCCACGCCGCCGCGCGTGCGCATCGGTGGCACCGAGCTCGCCACGCGGAGCACGCCCGCGACGGCGCTCGGCTCGGTGCCCGCGCAGGCGCAGACCATCGGCGGCTCGAGCGTGATGCGGATCGCGGGCGATGCCGTCGCGTGCGAGGGCGACGCGGCCGCGCTCGGCGGCGCCCGCATGGTGCTCGGCGCCGGCCCGCAGCAGTCGCTGCGCCTGGGTGGCGGCAGCGGGGCGATCGAGCCCCCGACCGCGCCGACCGCCGCGCCCGGGGCTGACTCGCTGGCGGCGCTGCGCAAGCAGATCCCGGTGCGCACGCAGTGGGGCGAGCCGCCGCCGCAGCTGCAGATGCTGTCGCGGTGCTCGCCCGCGCGTCGGCGCGACCTCGTGCCGTCGCAGCTCGCGGTGCTGGTCGGCGACCCGGTCGACGTCGCGACCGGCGCGGTGGTGAGCGAGGCGGTCGAGCTGCACACCGTGAGCCCGCCGCTGCGGCTCTCGCGGCGCTACGCCTCGAACCACAGCGATCGCCTCGGTGCGCTCGGCTGGGGTTGGTCGCACGGGTTCGAGGCCGCGTTGTGGCTCGAGCCAGGTCGCGTGGTGCTGCGCGAGGCCGATGGCCGCGAGCTCGAGTTCGACACCATGACGCTGCCCGGTCAGGTCGCGCGGGCTGGCGACGTGCTGCACGACAGCACCGGTCGACTGCGCCTGCGCGCGCTGGGGCGACTGCACTGGGAGCTGACGTCCCACGACGACGACGGGCCGCTCGTGCGGCACTTCCGCCCCGAGACCGGCGAGTCGGCGGCCGAGCGCGACCGCGGGATGTCACGCCTGGCGCGGGTCGTGCGGCCGCGCGCGGTGGTCATCGAGTGCGTCTACGACGATCGTGCGCGCCTGCACGAGCTGCGCATCGATACGCGGAGGGTGCTGGCGTTCGAGTACGACGATGCCGGCCGCCTCGAGAGCTTGTGGACGCCGCAGGAGGGCCGCCTGCAACGACACGCGCGCTTCGAGTACGGCGCCGACGGCGACCTCGTGGCGGCATTCGACGAGCACGGTCTCGCGCGGCGCTACGAGTACGTCGGGCACCTGCTGGTGGCCGAGACCGATCGCGACGGCGCGCGCTTCTTCTACGGCTACGATGGCCACGGCGCTCGCGCTCGCTGCATCCGCAGCTGGGGCGGCGGCGGCGAGCTCGACCGTTGCCTGGCGTACGATCGCGGTCGTACCGAGGTCACCGACAGCCTCGGCAACGTCAGCACCTACGGCGTCGACGCCTGCGGTGCGGTCGCGGAGATCATCGACCCCCACGGCGACGCGATCCGCTACCGGCACGACGCGCAGCTGCGGCTGGTCGAGGTCGCGTTCGCCGACGGCAACCGCATCGTCGACGCCTACGACGATGCCGGCCGGCTGGTGAAGCGGCGCCTGCAAGACGGCGCCAGCTGGCGCATGGCCTACGATGAGGCTGGTCGACTGGTGCAGGGCTGGGACCCCACGGGCGCGCGGTGGAGCTTCGGCTATGACGCCGTCGATGCGCTCGTGAGCGTGGAGGATCCGCTCGGGCACCGCGTGCGACTCGAGTACGACGCCGGTCGGCTGGCGCGCATCGTCGATCCGTTGGGGCAGTGCACCGAGGTCGTCGTCGACGCGCTGGGCAACGTCGTCGAGCTGGTGCCGCCCGCGGGCACTGGTCCAGGCGGGCTGCGCTTCGAGTACGACGCCTGCGGACGGCTGGCGGCGATGCGATCCGCCGGCGACGTGCGGGTCGCGTGCATCAGCGACGCCCACGGGCGCGTGATCTCGCAGGACACCGCGGTCGGCCCGGTCCGACTCGCCCGCAGTGCCGAGGGGGAGCTCGTCGGCATCGACGCGCCGACCGGGCGCTGGGGCATCGCCCGCGACGCGCTGGGGAACGTCCGCGCGGTCCACGGCCCCGACCTCGCGGTTGCCTACGATCACGACAGCGAGGGTCGACTGGTGGCGGTGCGTCGCGAGGGCCTACCGGCGTTGTCGCTGTTGCGCGACGCTCGCGGCCTGGTGACCGCCTTCACCCGCGACGCCGATGCGCCGACGCTGATCCAACACGGTGCGAATGGCCGCCGCATCGAGCGCATCGTTGGGCCCGATCACGCGCCGCTGCAGCTTTCGTGGGACCCGGTCGGCCGCCTGCTCGAGGTCGAGCGCAGCGGTGCCGGCGAGACCACGCGCGCGCGCTTCGACCACCGCGCCGATGGGCTGCTGGTGGCCGCCACCAACCACCACGCGCGGCTGGTGATCGAACGCGACGCCCGCGGCGCGGTGCTGCGGCAGCGACTCACGACCGCCACCGGCGAGGCCGTGGTCGAGAGCGCCGCGCTCGACTTCCGCGGGCGGCGGCAGGGGCTCGACGTCGATCCGCTGCGGGTCTCGTACCTGCGCAGCGCCGAGGGTGAGGTCGAGCGCATCGCGATCGTGCACGATCGCGTGTGGGACATCGCGGTCACACGCAGCGAGGACCGCCGCACCGAGTGGCTGCGCGCGGAGTTCGGCGTGCTCGAGCTCGCGTTCGACGACTTCGGTGCGCTGCGGGCCGTGGTGCGGATCGGCGCCGACGGGCGCATCCGCAGCTGGCAGCCGGGGCAGGGGCCGACACGGCGTGACGGCGCCTCGCCCCACGACGCCCTCGGGCGTGCGCTCGGCGACGGTGCCGAGACCTCGGCCGTGTTCGACGAGGACCGCTGCGTGCGGCAGGGCCCGACGTGGTGGCTGCACCATCCCGATCGCGGGCTGCCGATCGCGGCGATCATCCGTGGACGCATGGAGTTCGTGCTGCCCGGAGACCTCGACGCCGACGGCGGAGCGATCCGCGACGGCGCGGCCGCACGCCACGCCGCGTGCTTCCCGTTGCTCGGCTTGCCGGCGCTGCAGCCGAGCCTCACTGCTCCGGCGCAGTGGCTGGCGCGGTGGTTCCGGCACCGCACGTGGGCGCCGACCTCGGCGCCCGGCGGCGATCCGCACTGGTGCCCCGACGACTGGACCGCGGAGCCCACCGATGCACGCGCCGCCGACGGCCGCGTCGACGCGCCGCGGCTGCGGGCGATCCTCGCGGTCGCCTTCCCGACCACCTGCCTGCGCCCGATCTCGTTTGACCAGGAGAGCCGCCCATGA